In Limisalsivibrio acetivorans, one genomic interval encodes:
- a CDS encoding ArsR/SmtB family transcription factor: MKQTVEIIKALADENRARIAMMLRVRPMCVCEIDAILDIALSTISSHLKVMKSAGIIKDKKDGRWVVYSSCEETLLVNDILDTIEKHLENDETFLNDRKKVNEVSKDVCFKN, translated from the coding sequence TTGAAACAGACCGTTGAAATTATTAAAGCTCTTGCCGATGAAAACAGAGCAAGAATCGCCATGATGCTGCGTGTTCGCCCTATGTGTGTATGCGAGATTGACGCTATCCTTGATATCGCTCTATCGACCATTTCATCCCATCTTAAGGTCATGAAAAGTGCAGGAATCATTAAGGATAAAAAGGACGGGCGCTGGGTTGTATATTCTTCCTGCGAGGAGACACTCCTAGTTAACGATATCCTTGATACCATTGAGAAGCATCTTGAGAATGACGAAACTTTCCTGAACGACCGCAAGAAGGTTAATGAAGTGTCAAAGGACGTATGCTTTAAAAACTGA
- a CDS encoding late competence development ComFB family protein, producing MSKINYYDVEAIRNINEKRVWDMLPFFLERNPHLCTCGNCVLDIVAIALNNLKPVYQVYEESVDLARDKVSDEEIYRQLTNGARIVHENPRHS from the coding sequence ATGAGCAAAATCAACTACTATGACGTCGAGGCGATCCGCAACATAAACGAAAAAAGGGTGTGGGACATGCTCCCCTTCTTCCTTGAGAGAAATCCACACCTCTGCACATGCGGTAACTGTGTTCTTGATATTGTCGCCATCGCCCTGAACAACCTGAAGCCTGTTTATCAGGTATATGAGGAGAGTGTGGATTTGGCCAGGGACAAGGTCAGCGATGAGGAGATCTACCGCCAGCTAACCAACGGTGCCAGAATCGTCCACGAAAACCCAAGGCATTCTTGA
- a CDS encoding NAD(P)H-dependent glycerol-3-phosphate dehydrogenase: protein MQDKIAVIGAGSWGTALASQLGSNGYEVTIYSLEQEVADCINEKHENCLFLPGNRLPDTVSGDTFNNISKIDTDSILWAVPTQFSRMLAMENAEVLKGKHIIIATKGIEISTGKLVVTMLEEAAEADYSILSGPSFAKEVAAGKPTAVSIANPDKEMAKRWQEALSTPAFRCYYTDDVIGVETGGAMKNVIALAAGASDGLGFGHNARAGIITRGLAEIARLGVALGGKAETFMGLSGMGDLVLTCTGDLSRNRQVGLKLAEGHTIDDITGKMNMVAEGVYTAKAAYEMSIKHGIEMPITNEVYQVIYEGKNPKDSVMALMERPLREE from the coding sequence ATGCAAGATAAAATAGCCGTAATAGGCGCCGGGAGCTGGGGCACCGCACTCGCCTCCCAGCTCGGTTCAAACGGATATGAAGTAACTATCTACAGCCTTGAGCAGGAGGTTGCAGACTGCATAAATGAGAAGCACGAAAACTGCCTATTCCTCCCCGGAAACAGGCTCCCCGATACTGTAAGCGGCGACACATTCAACAATATCAGCAAAATCGACACAGACAGCATTCTCTGGGCAGTTCCCACTCAGTTCTCAAGAATGCTCGCCATGGAGAATGCAGAAGTTCTCAAAGGGAAACATATAATCATCGCCACAAAGGGAATCGAGATATCAACGGGGAAGCTCGTTGTAACCATGCTGGAAGAGGCCGCCGAGGCGGACTACAGCATACTTTCAGGACCCTCCTTTGCAAAGGAGGTAGCCGCCGGAAAGCCAACGGCTGTGAGCATTGCAAATCCAGACAAAGAAATGGCAAAGCGCTGGCAGGAGGCACTCTCCACACCGGCATTCAGATGCTACTACACCGACGACGTCATTGGAGTTGAAACAGGCGGAGCAATGAAAAACGTTATCGCACTCGCTGCCGGAGCATCGGACGGACTCGGCTTCGGGCATAACGCAAGGGCCGGCATCATTACACGTGGACTGGCAGAGATAGCAAGACTCGGCGTCGCACTCGGCGGCAAGGCGGAAACCTTCATGGGCCTCTCCGGCATGGGGGACCTGGTGCTCACATGTACAGGGGATCTCAGCCGTAACCGTCAGGTGGGCCTGAAGCTCGCCGAAGGGCACACCATCGACGATATCACCGGGAAAATGAATATGGTGGCAGAAGGGGTCTACACCGCCAAAGCGGCCTATGAAATGTCCATTAAACACGGGATCGAAATGCCCATAACCAACGAAGTCTATCAGGTTATCTATGAAGGGAAAAATCCCAAAGACTCCGTTATGGCACTCATGGAGCGCCCGCTCAGGGAAGAGTAA
- a CDS encoding branched-chain amino acid aminotransferase encodes MEISLNLKNESERRTEQFVPEGPLSFGQLRTDHMFIAEYKGGEWQDARIVPYQNFSIAPGAIVLHYSQEVFEGAKAFLHDDGEIYTCRFEKNAQRMNRSSAVVCMPEIPVEMQMEAVEALIDVDRLWCPVQDGASMYIRPFVFGTQDMLGVKPSDSYIFSVILSPSGPYYPKGFSEPVKLLITDRFHRAAPGGTGASKTGGNYAASMRAGEYAYSKGANQVLYLDTTNTYIEECGAMNHFHVMKDGTVVIPEFTDTILRSITSESVMELAPELGIKVVQEKVRIDDFIKGVENGDIVEAGGFGTAAVISAVGTYLFEDGREITVGDGQIGPVSRKIYDAYTGIQRGLREDSLNWLRKVDRRFVYDL; translated from the coding sequence ATGGAGATATCACTAAACCTCAAGAATGAATCGGAAAGGAGAACGGAGCAGTTCGTTCCCGAGGGTCCTTTGAGTTTCGGCCAGCTCAGGACGGATCATATGTTCATCGCAGAGTATAAGGGTGGTGAGTGGCAGGATGCTCGCATAGTGCCCTACCAGAATTTTTCCATTGCTCCCGGTGCGATTGTCCTTCATTACTCCCAGGAAGTCTTTGAGGGTGCGAAGGCATTCCTCCATGATGACGGCGAGATATACACGTGCCGCTTCGAAAAGAATGCCCAGAGGATGAACCGCTCCTCCGCAGTGGTGTGTATGCCCGAGATACCTGTGGAGATGCAGATGGAAGCGGTTGAGGCTCTTATTGATGTGGATAGGCTCTGGTGTCCCGTTCAGGACGGCGCATCAATGTATATCCGCCCCTTTGTTTTCGGAACACAGGATATGCTCGGCGTTAAACCCAGCGATTCGTATATATTCTCGGTGATACTCTCACCCAGCGGTCCTTATTATCCCAAAGGATTCAGCGAGCCTGTGAAGCTCCTTATCACAGACCGTTTCCACAGAGCCGCCCCCGGTGGAACAGGTGCATCCAAAACAGGCGGAAACTATGCCGCGTCCATGCGTGCAGGAGAATACGCCTACAGCAAGGGTGCCAATCAGGTGCTTTACCTCGATACCACAAATACCTATATCGAGGAATGCGGCGCCATGAACCACTTCCACGTTATGAAGGATGGAACGGTCGTTATCCCCGAATTCACCGATACGATCCTCCGCTCAATTACCTCTGAAAGCGTTATGGAGCTTGCACCCGAACTGGGGATCAAGGTTGTGCAGGAGAAGGTCAGGATAGATGACTTCATCAAAGGCGTGGAGAACGGAGATATTGTCGAGGCCGGCGGCTTTGGAACTGCGGCCGTTATCTCTGCGGTCGGAACATACCTCTTCGAAGACGGACGTGAGATCACAGTCGGAGATGGACAGATTGGTCCCGTAAGCCGGAAGATCTACGATGCCTACACGGGTATCCAGAGAGGGCTCCGTGAGGACAGCCTCAACTGGCTCCGCAAGGTCGACAGGCGATTCGTCTACGATTTATAG